The sequence AATAACTATGGCCGAATTTTGCAGGTCTATTTGTACACGTACCTAAAACCAGTGACTTGTTTCCTTCATTCCAGTGAAAAACAAGGTTCTATGAAATGGTTACCAAGGCAACTACGTTCTTAATGTCATTCTGAATTCTGCGTATCAATATAGTCTCCTCCTAGTTATACGCGAGTCTCCACTGTTCACATCTGAATTTCTTGAAGCTGCAGTTCTTCTCCTCGAAGATGAAGTAGAGAGGGACAACGTGGAATCAATTTCAACTGCGTTATCTACCATTTGACCACCTGAGGTCGACACAGAATCCATGTCTTCAAAAGTTGGAGCCAGTTCTTGATTGGTTTCCATCCGGTCAATTTGAAAATAGGATCTAAGAAAGAACTCAGTCTCTACTCTCTCGGAAGAGCTTATCGGGGTAGTAAGGTCCGTTGTATGAggatagttttgaaaatgtatAGGGGCTATTCTAGGACCGAAATCAGACGAATTCCCAACACTCCTAATCCTTTGATTTAATTGTGACAATCTTTCAACCCGTCGAGCCTTAGGCCTAGGAGGAATCTTTATATGCAAATCTACATCCGACTCCAATGTGTTAGGAGTGGGACCAGAACCGTAAATTGGGATAATGTTTTTTACGGTAACCCTCCCCTTGCAAACTGGACATTCGTTGGCACTAGAATGATGGAGTAACCAACGGTAAATACATGGCCAGCAAAACAAGTGACCGCAACAAGTTACAACTGGTTCCTTGGCCAAATCCAAGCATATATTGCAATAAAAAAAGCCACTTTCATCATTGTAATTTTTCCCACCTTTCTTATCCCGAGTCTCATTTGTAGAAAAACCACATCTATTATCACCAATTTTGGATATCTCGACTGGCCTGATCTTAGACACCACACTATTGGGACCAGTCTGTGGTGCAACCCTACTGGTTAACCCCGTCGCAGTGTTTCCCGTTTCAAAGAGATTTCGATCTCGCCTCCAGGATAGTGAACTTCCATTTCGCCGGATGACTCTAGGCCCCACCCGACGATTTCCACGTCTATCCAACCAATTCCCCAAGTTCAAAGCAACACTAGAATAAGATCCTGATCCAAACTCGCCAATGTCATTTAAGTTATCATCAGGCCCCAAATTGAGATCAAGATTCACTGAATCCGTGTTCTCTTCTGCCATTCAAAAAAATGACCCtgaaattcaaataaaagttCCCTTATATCTTTTGCAGCCAAAATCCAATCTTTAAGACCAAAATTTCTTACTAACGTTCAGACCAATGGGTATGCATCTAAATAATACTTAATCATAAAATGATGTTCTATCGAATCAAATAACACACCAATCAAACCCAGCGCCAGTACCTCTACTGGTTAGCAAAGTCAAAACTCAAAACCAAATGCAAGAAAATTCTACAACAAGAACTGCCAACAGAAAGAAAAACCCCAAATTCGTTAATGCCAGCTCAACGACGGAAATAACCCCAGAGCGAGTCAACCAAATCCAATCCCAAAACACAACCGCTAAAAAGATACCATCAAAACATCAATATTTGCAAAAACAAACACATCATTCTCATTAACGACCAACACTCCCGACCCAAAgacaatacaaaaaaaataaagggtCAAATCTTCAAAGACAAGAAAGCAACAATCCAAGATTCAAGTTCTAAAcagaaaaataaaaccaaaaaaaaaaaaaaacaagaagaagagAGCGAGACCTTATGAAACAGAATGTTAATTCACGGTTGCGCAAGAGAAATCGTAAGGATATCAGTTAATGTATATGAAACAGGCCTGGATTCAATAAATTCTTTAGAGGGATCCCCGCATTGTGGGGATCTGGGATTCTTCGGGGGGTTTGGGAATTGGGAGGAAGAAGGCCATTTGGGGTACCGGAGCTAGCGTAAGGGGGGGGGTATCATGTGGGGCCTGGCCCACCTATTTTGGGCACATGGGCTGGGGTTAGCCCATTTTTAATATCTGTAATTCTGTTTAGTATCCAGTGAAGCCCAATTCTAATATAACCAAAAAATCGCAAAACCTTACCATATGACAGATAAACTTGAAGAGACGTTTGTGTGTATATATTCATCGTCATAGCATATTCTTGGTAGTTGTAAAATCAACTATAAACTAAATCATTTTCTCACAAATTATCTCTTAAAACTAAAAAATCACgttgtaaataataaaatattatatcatcTGTTTCCAAAAAATAGTttcaaataacaataatatatttCGTTAATCTGTCAGAATATGATTTGAGACTTATTTTTTGGACGATGACATTATGTTGTGGAactaattttctataaataaagcATCTCATAAAAGGACATTGATTTAACACGAATCGAGTAAGTATTGCGTACAAATGATTAGAGATTAACAACTTTTTAATTGTGCCcaaatttacaataataattaatattttttgtataaaaaataatattttttcacgacagatttaaataaaaaatccgtatcacaaaattgactcgtgagacagCTGCTCAAAAAAGTTTTGGTGATATTTGTAATAGTTATTATACTTTTGTAGTTGTATGGAATCACTTCTAATAAGTTTTATCAGAATAATTCTTTTGAAGAGTTTTTCTCAACAGAAATTCCATGTGCAATATGTACAGGTTTTGCCATATGTCACACATAGTATATGTGTAGCAACACAAGTCTAATTGGATCCAATTATTGATGTGTCATCTGACAAATCGATAATTTTTTGTCACATCAGTATATTTCAATGTTATGTCAGTATTTTCTAGTATCAAGTCATTTTTGAACGGACAtagccaaaaataaaaaatcagtgtactaaaattaaactttaaaaatttagtagaaaaaaatccaaaaatcgaACTAGTTAATGTActtaaaaaactatttttttcccATAATAATATATATCCTCTTATCCATCCTTTCTTCCAACACTTTTCGACGCTCATCAGATTCTGAACTTAAAAACCCATTAATGGATGATCCAACATACTAGACAACAATGTGATTATTTTTTTCCCTAATAATTTAAGTTAGTCGGGGGAGGAGAGGAGCCATTCTAATTTTCCTTGTCCAATCCATTCTTTGTCAAATGGATTAGATGCAGAATTGGAAGTTCTTTTCGACAGGTAAAGATCATTATTAATTTCCTCGCAATTGATTAATCTTGATTCCTTTTGACAACAGAAAGAACCATAATCACAAGAATACAAATAAAACAATCATTTAACAACATGATCATCaagatataatatataaaattataacaaaaaatacACCATTTTAATTAGGACGGCAAAATCATGCAGTATCttataatatatgtttatgtaaTATAATGTTTGGTGGGTGCATGGGGACGGTATGTTTTGACGTATGTTTAGATTAATACTGCATGAACTTAGTTCTCTATATAAGTTGCTCATTAGCTTCATGTTTCATCACAAATTACAGATCTAATTTGTAATTCCCTCAAATTTATAAGCTGAAAATGGCAACGTTCGTGCTCTTGTTTAGCTTAATATCTCTTAGTTTCTGCTGCATCAGCTTTGCCTTTGAGCCTAGCCCGTTGCAAGATTTCTGTGTCGCAAACCCGATGATGCCAAGTAAGTGAATTGTCCATATTTTTCACCATTTTGGGACTATAAAATGTTCTAAGCGAACAATGCAACATTTTAGCAATTACTTGCTCAAGAAATAGCTATGGttccaaaaattataaatttctttGCTAATGCGCATATGTTTTTCAGCACGAGTGAATGGTTTACCATGCAAAAACCCTGCGACAGTTGAAGCCAGTGATTTCTTCTTTAGTGGGCTGCATTTACCTGGAAAAACATCCAATGCTGTTGGCTCCAAGGTCACCCCGGTCTCTGTAGCTCAATTGCCCGGCCTCAATACTCTTGGAATCTCATTGGTCCGTATCGACTACGCGCCACTTGGAATCAACCCTCCACATACTCACCCAAGAGCCAGTGAAATCCTTACGGTCATCGAGGGTTCCCTTCTAGTCGGATTCATAACCTCGAATCCCGACAACAGGTTCATCACCAAGACCCTACAAAAAGGTGATGTTTTTGTGTTTCCAGTGGGTCTCATCCACTTCCAACACAATGTGGGAACTGGGAAAGCAGTTGCTATAGCAGCATTGAGCAGTCAGAATCCTGGAGTGATCACCATTGCAAATGCAGTTTTCGGGTCGAACCCGGATATCAATTCTGATGTTCTTGCCAAGGCTTTCCAGGTGGATAAGAGCATCGTGAATCAGATCCAGACCAAATTCTAGAGCAATGCATGCATGCACCATTAATAAATTGATGAGATTAATTATTTCTTGTGTGTTATTTTGTCGTCATCTTGTTTGTGAGTCTTTGAAATTAATCTGTTTCCTTTAAGTTTCTCAATTTCATTAATGTGATTGCATAATATTCTGGGCTTCATTTTGCTTTAGTACTACTAATGATCAAACTCAGACTGCAATACACTAGGTTATATTGATACCAAGCTGTATAATTATGAAGATAGCAAGGGGGACGAACATATCTAATTAATTAGGGTTGGGGAGTAGGAACTATGAAGGctgatttaacatataaatttgAGAGAGATTTGAATGTTTCAAGTTagtatttttggaaatatttgaATTCTTTTATTCTGAAAAAAGGATATGTAACACCGCTCAGTTTATATACTAACATTTACATATGGGCTCGTGGAATGAAATGATTAGAcgataaattgaaaaataaggataatataactattttttaattcaaattattgTAAAACTTGAGACAAATACGAGATAATGCAAATATGTTGAATTCTATCCTTAGTAGGAAAAAATGCTTTATCAAATTAAAGGTTATTAATTTATGCAACTTTTGTTTAATTTGAAGATTAATAGATTTACCATAATGTTCCATACTCCTACATACTCAGTCCCTTCTCAATTGTATAtgcttcattttcttttttcaatttatacATTTAGTAGTAaagtattttttaataaactaaataaatattttatttttatttaatttattaaaaaatactttcatgtttttcaaaaatatattttttacgaACTTTGTTTTTCCAACGATTTCGTAAATAACAAACTTATATAGTATTCCcctattttaaaaatcataataatggATTTGTCTCCCAAAATTTTCAACTATAAAAAACTTTTGTATACGTACTAGGTGATGAAATCAATCATAGCTTTTAATAATGGGGGTATTTACAAtatttttgaacaaaattttgGGATCATAAGACGATGCACGTGATGTtggtaataaaaataaattttgtcacGAGTAGTATGTGGTgtacttgaatttttttgaataacTCACCATATTATATATATNNNNNNNNNNNNNNNNNNNNNNNNNNNNNNNATATATGAAAAGTAATgcaaaaatgggaaaaaaaaaaaaaaaagaaactctTTTTAGCTAGCACTTTTCCTGAGAGAAAGATGCTGCCTTGTAAAGGGAAGAAGCGTGTTTGAGGGAATTACCTATAAAGTCGTGCTGAATTATGTGTGCCTAAGTAATTAGGTTACCTAGTATACATAATAATGCGTGTAGTTGGTACATAAATCTTCATTTCATTAAACTCGAGTAAAtaaatggttttttttaaaaaaaaattaataatcagAGTTGACAAATTTTAGATTATTATAGCGGTAATTAGGTGTCGTGGGATATTGACCGACAAACTAaagtttaattttatatatatatacacacacactagTGTACCAACGCACGCGTTGAgtgcttgtataatattttttataattcatttgattcatatttaaatgaggattaaaatataattataagaaatagtgagtgaTTAAaatactgtaattttgatatataaattgaaaaataaaagaataaaaaaatgaccTCATTAAGAAATTGAACTTATAACCCAAACCCAAAAAACAATGACTCTATCCGCTGAACTATATAtaacttgcattaaaattttaacattttattaatatatataatttttaaaacagAGCATGACACCAAAATTTTAACACATGAATATATCTCATTATAATAAAGGTAAATTCAAAACCTaaataaacattattattatttttttaatcaaaccCGAAGCCACTATCCTTCGGTATACGTTAAGTAAACCATCGAACTAACACAATATTCTGTAAGTTACGTTAACTAAGTAAATCGTATTAGAGAAAATATGTGCCACAAACTCCCCAAACATATGCTCATTGGCTTCTGGTCCACCTCTTCCTCCAGAATGTCACAAGTTTCAAACCAAAAGTAAGGTAAAAGAACACTCTACATATGATGAATCCTCCATAAAAAGTTGACTTTTCCCCTAAGATAAAGGATATATTCCATTTTCAGATTGGCATTCATTTAGCGCTTACATGGCTCTTTGTCACCttcgataataataataataatctaagACACGTGaaaccttttaaaaaaaaaaaatacatttcaacCTTAATTATCATCCTATGAAATGTACATATCATACACAAGTCAACgattctatatatataatacaaataaaattaaaaatattaatctaCATATATAGATACGTCATATTAATCCTTAATTGCGTAGATTATGACATCAAACTACGTGGTAGATAACACAAATACACGACTCTTTCCCATTCGAACAAGTAATTATATCAATAAGTAtcataagacaaaaacttgtatgagacggtctcactagtcgtattttgtgagacagatccataaaaaaatattactttttatgctaagagtattatttttttattgtgaatatgggtagggttgacccgtctcatatataaagattcgtgagaccgtctcataagagacatactctataattaaattaaatattataaaatttaaagaaacttTGGAATCCTGGCTAATTATGATATTCCCACACCACTCCACTTatcacattaaaatatatttaaattttatgtgcTTTTTAAAAGTCAAACCAAACATTGAATTTGGGTTCATTttaccataaaatatttattgaattatgataattgaataaatgttaaatataTTCAGAGCAAATTTCAGTTAATTTCCTCTATTCGACGGTCCTCTCTGCGGAATATTCACATATAAATTCAGAGATTTGATATTTCGCCTCCTAGAACACCAATCCCACTTATAATTTTAGCCCAGATCCGTTTTCTTTCCAAGTCATTGCAGGCAagattcgattttttttttcaaacttctAATCTCATGTAAGATTGGTTCAAGATTTAAAGAtctccacttttttttttacattaaataaatcctttattTTCCGTTGTTACGCATTGATTGAATGGTCGCTTGGTTTTCTTTGTGGGGTTTTTCTTTGCTGAAAAATCCAGCATTTTGTCGGCAGTAGTCTGCATTGATCAATTCTTTTTGTCTTTTGCGgtttgttgttatcaagatttgaGTTAGGAGATTGGATAgttgtttttattaattttcctgcttttattttcttcaaatttcTGTGGCACCATCTTGAATAGAAGTTTGCAAGCCGTTTTCTAGTTTTTTTTGGTGTTTAACTTATACTGTAAGTACTATGCGTATTGCAGTTTTGAATCTAAGATTGATTTTTGTTAAATGATCATAGTtctgtgtgtgtgtttgtttattttttactcTCTTCTGGGTTTCGCTGTATTGTTAATACAGCCTTGAAAATTGGAGTTGTGGGGTTTGATCTCAGCAGCCAAATGTCAACTCTCGCTAGATCAATATACTgatcgtatttttttttttttacaattttgtcGAGTAATGAGAAGTGATATTTCTTTGTTCGCCTGTCCTTCAAAACCTGAACacctttttatatattttttttgtgataTAATTTCAGGTATATAGTTCTATTTTTGTCTTCCTTGGATTATTTACTCTTCGTGTCCTAATCTAAAATATTAACTGTCGCCCCTTGATTCTAGAACAACCTGTTTTTGGATTCATTATATTCATATTGTCTTACTTTTTAGAGCTTTCTGGAATAGTTCTTTGCTGActgtttgaaattaaaattttgcttGTGTATAAATACTCTTGTTTGTTTGCCTTATTGTGTCTTACTGTCTCATTCTATGTAGTGTGGTGCAATTGTTAATTTTTGTGTGGATTAGTTCCCTGCTTCAACGTCAGAATCTTTGATTGCACTGAATCAGAGGGAAATGAGGGATGTGTTCTTGGTTGGGAACAACAGTATCCACATGTCTGCGCCCGTTCAGTCGATATGCCCGTATGAGCAAGGATGATGATGAGGATTTGGGAGGTGCAGATGACGCACTTCTTTGGTCTAGAGATCTCGAAAGGCATTCCCATGGCGAGTTCTCATTTGCCATGGTTCAGGCTAATGAAGTTCTCGAGGATCAGAGCCAGGTAGAGACAGGCCGAAATGCGACTTTTGCTGGCGTGTATGATGGCCATGGTGGCCCTGAGGCTTCAAGATACATTTGTGACCACATCTTTCATCATCTACTCAGTAAGGCTTCATTCCCTTTCAATTTTCTATCATCACCTTAAGTTACTGCGAGAACCAAATTTTTTCATAAAGAGGTGAAGTCATAATTTTATGTGTACATAACGTGAAATGTTTTAAGTCTTTGCTTTGAGTTGCCACCTGAATTCTCTTATAACAGTTTCTAATGTGTTGGAGTACTTGGGCTCAAAATCGAGTTATTCATGTGGGAGTAATCAAGGGTTTTAAGTTTAATTCCCTAATTTGCTTAACTTGCATCAAAATacaaccttttttttttctgtggTTGTTTATTTTTCCATCTCTGGATAAAGCAAGTATTGTCACACAAAGAGGAACTTTCTTGAGCTGCATGTTGATATATGTTGTCACATTTTTTATACAAGTTTGTGAATGGGGTTTGCAAATGCTTGGAATGACCCTTTCTATTTACAGGACTTGCTCGAGAAAATGGTAAAATTTCCGAAGATGTTATTAGTAACGCATATTCTGAAACAGAGAACGGTTTTCTAACTTTTGTTAGAAGAGCTTATGCAATCAAACCAGGAATTGCTGCAATCGGTTCTTGTTGTCTAGTTGGAGTTATTTGGAACAGTACATTATATATGGCTAATCTGGGGGATTCAAGAGCTGTAATGGGTTACTTAGACAGATCAAACAAAATTGCTGCTGAGCAGCTGACAAGAGATCATAATGCTAGTATGGAGGAAGTTAGAAAAGAACTTAGAACTTTACATCCGGAAGATCCACAAATTCTAGTTTTAAAGCAAGGTGTTTGGCGCATCAAAGGCATTATTCAGGTTTACCACCCATTACCTATGGAGAAGCGTTTATTAGTCTAAGGGTTATTAAACACATCTCTAGTTTTCTTCATGCTCTCCGAGGCTGACTCTTAACGAAGTATTATTTCACTATACTAAAATTTGTGAAACATAAGGACCGACATTTTGATATAAATTGAAATGTTCCCatacattgaagaaatgcaGATTCTTAATCGAGAATTGTCATGACGTACAGACTAATCAGTTACCAAAATAATGTCATCCTATAAAACAATCTGCCATATAGCCGATATTTGTTCACCTTTTGCTACTTGTGCTTATTTAGACTTTTTAtggtaatttaattttgaaGACGAGTTCAAATAGGATGTTTAAACCAGTGGAAGTAATGGAACGACGTTAAAACAACGCCTCAggtttaatatttctttttcCTGCAAGGCTTTAGTTAGTTTCATAGAGGATAAAGTTTTCAATCTATTTTGTTGATCTTTTGAATGAGCTATTGAAGTTTGaagataattatatatatatatatatatatatNATATATATAGTCATGTTTGATCCAATGGTTCAGC comes from Primulina huaijiensis isolate GDHJ02 chromosome 17, ASM1229523v2, whole genome shotgun sequence and encodes:
- the LOC140963485 gene encoding uncharacterized protein, whose product is MAEENTDSVNLDLNLGPDDNLNDIGEFGSGSYSSVALNLGNWLDRRGNRRVGPRVIRRNGSSLSWRRDRNLFETGNTATGLTSRVAPQTGPNSVVSKIRPVEISKIGDNRCGFSTNETRDKKGGKNYNDESGFFYCNICLDLAKEPVVTCCGHLFCWPCIYRWLLHHSSANECPVCKGRVTVKNIIPIYGSGPTPNTLESDVDLHIKIPPRPKARRVERLSQLNQRIRSVGNSSDFGPRIAPIHFQNYPHTTDLTTPISSSERVETEFFLRSYFQIDRMETNQELAPTFEDMDSVSTSGGQMVDNAVEIDSTLSLSTSSSRRRTAASRNSDVNSGDSRITRRRLY
- the LOC140963486 gene encoding putative germin-like protein 2-1, which encodes MATFVLLFSLISLSFCCISFAFEPSPLQDFCVANPMMPTRVNGLPCKNPATVEASDFFFSGLHLPGKTSNAVGSKVTPVSVAQLPGLNTLGISLVRIDYAPLGINPPHTHPRASEILTVIEGSLLVGFITSNPDNRFITKTLQKGDVFVFPVGLIHFQHNVGTGKAVAIAALSSQNPGVITIANAVFGSNPDINSDVLAKAFQVDKSIVNQIQTKF
- the LOC140963453 gene encoding probable protein phosphatase 2C 43, with product MCSWLGTTVSTCLRPFSRYARMSKDDDEDLGGADDALLWSRDLERHSHGEFSFAMVQANEVLEDQSQVETGRNATFAGVYDGHGGPEASRYICDHIFHHLLRLARENGKISEDVISNAYSETENGFLTFVRRAYAIKPGIAAIGSCCLVGVIWNSTLYMANLGDSRAVMGYLDRSNKIAAEQLTRDHNASMEEVRKELRTLHPEDPQILVLKQGVWRIKGIIQVSRSIGDAYLKGSEFALDPSFPRFHLPEPLRRPVLRADPAISTRDLRRDDKFIIFASDGLWEHLTNQETVDIVHNNPRLGIARRLLVSALRKAGKTREMPYNEIKKLDPGVRRHFHDDITIVVIFIDHNLLANRNSPPDLSVRGFVDADGPSIFNFQ